A single region of the Rattus rattus isolate New Zealand chromosome 8, Rrattus_CSIRO_v1, whole genome shotgun sequence genome encodes:
- the Ubap1l gene encoding ubiquitin-associated protein 1-like, whose amino-acid sequence MNALDGVPFKVPKGFVMDTEPHPVPELSVRDCRELLLGTMYDFSLEKKALFWVEAAVRGSCPHQCNDLGIASAPPAWFLLVNPNYGQVPEPAEIRDPETGQQESPEEEDEEEEETEEKRDEEEASSTSEEGMDSSSPQPGSPTSHRRCSLDVLRNMRSELADARRRLSESRLATCPRALLHRFRAHRTLSLSASPAPTPGPAPQPPNVSELPPRPSTAGAMPPLRSHKPTVASLSPYTCLPPLRETPQPLASCRLHRDSAPDLLSALTKEEQDLIGPVVALGYPLGRAIVALQKTGRQSLSQFLGYLSACERLLRQGYDEALVDEAMEMFQFSEHQAGEFLRLWQQFSDMGFQQDRIKEVLLVHGNQREQALEELVACAQ is encoded by the exons ATGAATGCCCTCGATGGTGTCCCCTTCAAGGTGCCCAAGGGCTTTGTGATGGACACAGAGCCCCACCCTGTGCCTGAGCTCAGTGTCCGGGACTGTAGAGAACTCCTGCTGGGCACGATG TATGACTTCAGCCTGGAAAAGAAGGCTCTCTTCTGGGTGGAAGCAGCCGTCCGAGGATCTTGCCCCCATCAGTGCAATGACCTGGGGATTGCATCAGCCCCTCCAGCCTGGTTCCTGCTGGTGAATCCAAACTACGGTCAGGTGCCTGAACCTGCTGAAATCAGAGACCCAGAGACTGGACAGCAAGAATCTcctgaggaggaggacgaggaggaggaagaaacagaagagaagagggacGAGGAAGAGGCCTCCTCTACCAGCGAGGAAGGGATGGACTCCAGCAGCCCTCAGCCCGGTTCCCCTACAAGCCATCGTCGCTGCTCCCTGGATGTGCTGCGAAACATGAGGTCTGAGCTGGCTGATGCCAGGCGACGGCTCTCGGAGAGCAGACTAGCCACATGTCCTCGAGCCCTCCTGCACCGCTTCCGAGCCCACCGCACGCTGAGCCTGAGCGCCAGCCCAGCTCCAACCCCTGGCCCAGCACCGCAGCCCCCCAACGTCTCCGAGCTGCCCCCACGACCCTCCACTGCCGGCGCCATGCCTCCATTGCGGAGCCACAAGCCTACAGTAGCT TCCCTCAGCCCATACACCTGCTTGCCACCTCTTAGGGAGACACCCCAGCCCCTCGCCTCCTGTAGACTGCATCGTGATTCAGCACCTGACCTGCTGTCTGCCCTGACCAAAGAGGAGCAAGACCTCATCGGGCCAGTGGTCGCCTTGGGCTATCCCCTGGGAAGGGCCATCGTGGCACTGCagaagacagggaggcagagcctGAGCCAG TTTCTCGGCTACCTCAGTGCCTGTGAAAGGCTGCTGCGGCAGGGCTACGATGAGGCGCTGGTGGACGAGGCCATGGAGATGTTCCAGTTCTCTGAGCATCAG GCAGGGGAGTTCCTGCGGCTCTGGCAGCAGTTCAGTGACATGGGCTTCCAGCAAGACCGGATCAAGGAGGTGCTGTTGGTCCACGGCAACCAGCGTGAACAAGCCCTGGAGGAGCTGGTAGCCTGTGCCCAGTGA